Within the Granulicella sibirica genome, the region CGTGATCGCCATCACCGGCTCGAACGGCAAGACCACCACAACCACGCTCGTCGGCCAGATCGTCGAAGCTGCCGGCCTTCCGACGCAGGTCGGCGGAAACATCGGCCTGCCTGTCATCGAGCTCATCAAGTTCGATACGCCAGAGACGTGGGATGTCCTCGAAGTATCGAGCTTCCAGCTTGAGACGGTGGACACCTTCCGGCCGCATATCGCCGCCGTGTTGAACCTCACGCCGGACCATCTCGACCGCCACCACACGTTCGCCGCGTATGCCGCCGCCAAGAAACGCATCACCGAGAACCAGACCTCCGAAGACTTCCTCGTCCTGAACGCAGAGGACAAGGAGACGCAGATGTTCGCCGCCAGGACAAAGGCGCAGATCTTCTGGTTCAGCAGCCGCCGGCCAGTCAAGCAAGGCGCTTTCGCCCACGGCGAGTCGATCGTCTGGCTGCCACAGGAAGGCGGCAAGGCGGAGCCGGTGCTGCCGATCTCCGAGATTCCGCTGAAGGGACTGCATAACCTGGAAAACGTTCTTGCCGCGGTGACGATCGCGAAGCTAGCGGGCGTCTCGTCCGAGGTGATCCGGGCGACCGTTGCGACGTTCAAAGCAGTCGAGCATCGGCTTGAGCATGTGGCTACGCTATCGGGCGTCGAATATTACAACGACTCCAAGGCCACCAACGTTGACGCCACCATGAAAGCCCTCGCTTCGTTCCCGAAGGGGATCCACCTTATCCTTGGCGGCAAGGACAAGGAGTCCGACTACAGCCAGCTCGCGCCGCTCCTGCTGGAACGAGTCAAAGTTGTTTACACCATTGGTTCCGCCGCCGAAAAGATTGAGCATCAACTCGCCGAATCCGCGAAAACAGTGATGATAGAGTCATCCGGAACAATGGACGTCGCCGTTGCAAGTGCTCGCGAACACGCCGTCTCTGGGGATGTTGTGCTTCTTGCACCAGCCTGCTCCAGCTTCGACCAGTTTGAGAACTATGAGCATAGGGGCCGCGTCTTCCGGCAGCTCGTGTTGAAGACTTAGATCATCCGGGTATAGACCAAGGGAGCAGGGAACAGCGATGGCGAAGAGGGTCGGAGTCGATAAGTGGCTCTTCGGAGTCATCCTTCTGCTGGTTCTCTTCGGCCTCGTGATGGTCTTTTCGACCTCTGCCGTCATGGCGAAGGCGACCGTTGGCTCACCGTATGCGTTCGTCTCGCACCAGGCGCTCTGGGCTCTGCTCGGAATGATCGCGCTGACGATCCTGATGCGGGTCGACTACCGCCTTTACAACAACCCCAAGGTCGTCTTCCCGGCTGTAACGATCACCATGCTGATGCTTGTCGTCGTGTTCGCCTTCCACGACTCGCATCACACGCATCGC harbors:
- the murD gene encoding UDP-N-acetylmuramoyl-L-alanine--D-glutamate ligase, which encodes MDLKNKKVLVVGLGRSGLSAARFLREQGARVTVSDSRSAAALAKDIPALLDSGIMVEAGGHGLLTFRRQDLIVVSPGVPLDTPEVKQVRALSLPVIGELELASRFLSGHVIAITGSNGKTTTTTLVGQIVEAAGLPTQVGGNIGLPVIELIKFDTPETWDVLEVSSFQLETVDTFRPHIAAVLNLTPDHLDRHHTFAAYAAAKKRITENQTSEDFLVLNAEDKETQMFAARTKAQIFWFSSRRPVKQGAFAHGESIVWLPQEGGKAEPVLPISEIPLKGLHNLENVLAAVTIAKLAGVSSEVIRATVATFKAVEHRLEHVATLSGVEYYNDSKATNVDATMKALASFPKGIHLILGGKDKESDYSQLAPLLLERVKVVYTIGSAAEKIEHQLAESAKTVMIESSGTMDVAVASAREHAVSGDVVLLAPACSSFDQFENYEHRGRVFRQLVLKT